The following are from one region of the Bradyrhizobium septentrionale genome:
- a CDS encoding MFS transporter, protein MPRVPDQPSPEEPRTPSRESQRGLDWFIFFLADVQTGFGPFIAVYLTTQKWTQVEIGFVLSIGGIIGLLGQMPGGAIVDAARSERVVAGCAVAAIGASALAYALWPIFPVVTLAATLHALASCVLGPAIAAISLGLVGPLAIGERLGRNARFASLGSGSAAALMGACGYFLSSRSVFLVTFILVIPTLLSLVRIREREIDIAQAHGEVKREVPDKRATSVVGLVRQRSLLIFAGAMMLFQLANAAMLPLMAGVVTTRSSQWAPVLIAACIIVPQAIVALCSPSVGRKAQAWGRRPLLLIAFASLVIRGLLFATVHDPYLLVAVQIFDGITAAIFSVMVPLIVADVAFGSGHFNLAQGIVGTAVGIGASLSTVLAGYVSDKLGSSTAFMGLAGVAALGLFVIWLVMPETRRTA, encoded by the coding sequence GTGCCGCGTGTTCCCGATCAGCCCAGTCCTGAGGAACCGCGCACGCCGTCGCGCGAAAGCCAGCGCGGGCTCGACTGGTTCATCTTCTTCCTCGCCGACGTGCAGACCGGCTTCGGCCCGTTTATCGCGGTCTATCTGACGACGCAGAAATGGACCCAGGTCGAGATCGGCTTCGTGCTCTCGATCGGCGGCATCATCGGCCTGCTTGGCCAGATGCCCGGTGGGGCGATCGTCGATGCGGCCCGCTCGGAGCGGGTGGTGGCCGGCTGTGCGGTGGCCGCGATCGGCGCCAGCGCGCTCGCCTATGCGCTGTGGCCGATCTTTCCCGTGGTGACGCTCGCCGCGACATTGCACGCGCTCGCAAGCTGCGTGCTCGGTCCGGCGATCGCCGCGATCAGCCTTGGGCTGGTCGGACCGCTTGCGATCGGCGAGCGGCTCGGCCGCAACGCGCGCTTCGCCTCGCTCGGCAGCGGCTCGGCCGCGGCGCTGATGGGCGCCTGCGGCTATTTCCTGTCGAGCCGCTCGGTGTTCCTCGTGACCTTCATCCTGGTGATCCCGACATTGTTGTCGCTGGTGCGGATCCGCGAGCGCGAGATCGACATCGCCCAGGCCCATGGTGAGGTGAAGCGCGAGGTTCCGGACAAGCGCGCCACCAGCGTCGTCGGCCTGGTGCGGCAGCGGTCGCTGCTGATCTTTGCCGGCGCGATGATGCTGTTCCAACTCGCCAATGCCGCGATGCTGCCGCTGATGGCGGGCGTGGTCACCACGCGGTCGAGCCAATGGGCGCCGGTCCTGATCGCCGCCTGCATCATTGTGCCGCAGGCGATCGTCGCGTTGTGCTCGCCCTCGGTCGGCCGCAAGGCCCAGGCTTGGGGCCGCCGGCCGCTGCTCCTGATCGCGTTCGCCTCCCTGGTGATCCGCGGCCTGTTGTTCGCAACGGTGCATGATCCCTATTTGCTGGTTGCGGTGCAGATTTTCGATGGCATCACCGCAGCGATCTTCAGCGTGATGGTGCCGCTGATCGTGGCCGACGTCGCGTTCGGTAGCGGCCATTTCAACCTGGCGCAGGGCATAGTCGGTACTGCCGTCGGCATCGGCGCCTCGCTCAGCACGGTGCTGGCCGGCTATGTCAGCGACAAGCTCGGCAGCAGCACGGCCTTTATGGGCCTGGCCGGCGTCGCCGCGCTCGGGCTGTTCGTGATCTGGCTGGTAATGCCGGAAACGCGGCGGACGGCATGA
- a CDS encoding class I SAM-dependent methyltransferase: MDVNEERLNLFMGKMIGDVGAAMNASLMLLGDKLGLYKALAQQGPMNAAALAKATGTAERYVQEWLSAQAASGYIEYDKASGKFSMLPEQALALADEESPVFLGAVGSLVGATFLDEPKITDAFKTGKGVGWNKRSECLFCGTARFFRTSYKHYLVQEWLPALEGVVDKLKKGAVVADVGCGHGVSTRLMAEAFPKSTFYGFDYHDGSIQTARASAKEAGLSDRVHFETHSAKTFPAKGYDLVCFFDCLHDMGDPVGALKHTRSTLANDGTCLLIEPFANDRLEDNLNPIGRVYYAASTMICTPASLDQEVGLALGAQAGEARLREVARQGGFSRFRRAAETPFNLILEARP; this comes from the coding sequence ATGGACGTCAATGAGGAACGCCTCAATTTATTCATGGGAAAGATGATCGGCGATGTCGGCGCGGCGATGAACGCCTCGCTGATGCTGCTGGGAGACAAGCTCGGGCTCTACAAGGCACTTGCACAGCAAGGACCGATGAATGCCGCGGCGCTGGCCAAGGCAACCGGAACCGCCGAGCGTTACGTTCAGGAATGGCTCTCGGCGCAGGCCGCCTCGGGCTACATCGAATACGACAAGGCGTCCGGAAAATTCTCGATGCTGCCCGAGCAGGCGCTCGCGCTCGCCGATGAGGAAAGCCCGGTGTTCCTCGGCGCCGTCGGAAGCCTGGTCGGCGCGACCTTCCTCGACGAGCCGAAAATTACCGACGCGTTCAAGACCGGCAAGGGCGTCGGCTGGAACAAGCGCAGCGAGTGCCTGTTCTGCGGCACCGCCCGCTTCTTCCGCACCAGCTACAAGCACTATCTGGTCCAGGAATGGCTGCCGGCGCTCGAGGGCGTCGTCGACAAGCTGAAGAAAGGCGCCGTCGTCGCCGACGTCGGCTGCGGCCACGGCGTCTCGACGCGGTTGATGGCGGAGGCGTTTCCGAAATCCACCTTCTACGGCTTCGACTATCACGACGGCTCGATCCAGACAGCGCGGGCCTCGGCGAAGGAGGCGGGATTGTCGGACCGCGTCCATTTCGAAACGCATTCCGCCAAGACATTCCCGGCCAAGGGGTATGATCTGGTCTGCTTCTTCGACTGCCTGCACGACATGGGCGATCCGGTCGGCGCCCTCAAGCACACCCGCTCCACCCTCGCAAATGACGGCACCTGCCTGCTGATCGAGCCGTTCGCCAACGACCGGCTGGAGGACAACCTCAATCCGATCGGGCGGGTTTACTATGCCGCCTCGACCATGATCTGCACCCCTGCCTCGCTGGACCAGGAAGTCGGGCTTGCGCTCGGCGCCCAGGCCGGAGAGGCAAGACTGCGCGAGGTCGCGCGCCAGGGCGGCTTCTCCCGCTTCCGCCGCGCGGCGGAAACGCCGTTCAACCTGATCCTGGAAGCTCGCCCGTAA
- the glgA gene encoding glycogen synthase GlgA, with product MKVLFVTTEMDDFVRVGGLAAVSAALPRALRPWSDVRIMLPGYRDVVEQFTHIEIVGNCPALAEMPACTLGRASTKDGMPVYVLLCPQLYDRPGNPYGDESGRDWPDNDIRFGRFASAAAELAAGTLDKNWAADLVHANDWQAALTPAYLAWRQLRIPSILTIHNLAYQGLFPKDSLRRIGAPESSFHIDGLEFYDQLSFLKGGLVYASHLTTVSATYAKEITTAELGCGLEGVLRARSDADQLTGILNGIDESWDPRHCAQLAQPFGAGDWKGKQANADYVRRQFGLAVSRGPIFGLVARLVHQKGVDLVLSAADQIIGDGGQIVVTGSGEPALEDALVAAHRRRPDAIGVIIGFNDAQARRIFAGSDFTLMPSRFEPCGLSQMYAQRFGSLPIGHQTGGLAETIADGETGFLFPQPSAESFLGGVRRAFDAYRAKDRLNAMRSSAMAKSYSWDLSAACYGALYKRLVMLRAAA from the coding sequence TTGAAGGTCTTATTCGTCACGACGGAGATGGACGATTTCGTCCGCGTGGGCGGGCTTGCCGCCGTTTCCGCTGCACTCCCCCGGGCGCTCCGCCCATGGAGCGATGTCAGGATCATGCTTCCCGGCTACCGGGACGTGGTCGAGCAATTCACTCACATTGAAATCGTTGGAAACTGCCCTGCGCTTGCCGAGATGCCGGCCTGCACGCTCGGGCGCGCATCGACCAAGGACGGCATGCCGGTCTACGTGCTGCTGTGCCCGCAACTGTACGACCGGCCGGGCAATCCCTACGGCGATGAGTCCGGCCGCGACTGGCCGGACAACGACATCCGCTTCGGCCGCTTTGCCTCCGCCGCTGCCGAACTTGCAGCCGGAACGCTGGACAAGAATTGGGCAGCCGACCTCGTTCACGCCAACGACTGGCAGGCCGCGCTCACACCGGCCTACCTCGCATGGCGTCAGCTGCGGATTCCGTCGATCCTGACCATCCACAATCTCGCCTATCAGGGCCTGTTTCCGAAGGACTCGCTGCGGCGGATCGGCGCACCGGAAAGCTCCTTCCACATCGACGGGCTGGAGTTCTACGACCAGTTGTCCTTCCTCAAGGGCGGTCTCGTCTACGCCTCGCATTTGACCACCGTCAGCGCGACCTATGCGAAGGAGATCACGACCGCGGAGCTCGGCTGCGGGCTGGAGGGCGTGCTGCGCGCCCGCTCCGACGCCGACCAGCTGACCGGCATCCTGAACGGCATCGACGAGAGCTGGGACCCGCGTCATTGCGCGCAGCTGGCGCAGCCGTTCGGCGCCGGCGACTGGAAGGGCAAGCAGGCCAACGCCGATTATGTCCGCCGGCAGTTCGGGCTTGCGGTCTCGCGCGGGCCGATCTTCGGCCTGGTTGCGCGGCTCGTGCATCAGAAGGGCGTCGACCTCGTGCTGTCGGCCGCCGATCAGATCATCGGGGATGGCGGCCAGATCGTCGTCACCGGCAGTGGCGAGCCTGCCCTCGAGGACGCGCTGGTCGCCGCACACCGGCGCCGGCCGGACGCGATCGGCGTTATCATCGGCTTCAACGACGCGCAGGCGCGCCGGATCTTCGCCGGCAGCGATTTCACCCTGATGCCGTCGCGCTTCGAGCCCTGCGGCCTCAGCCAGATGTATGCGCAGCGCTTTGGCTCGCTGCCGATCGGCCACCAGACCGGCGGCCTTGCCGAAACCATCGCCGACGGCGAGACCGGTTTCCTGTTCCCGCAGCCGTCGGCGGAATCTTTCCTCGGCGGGGTCAGGCGCGCCTTCGACGCCTATCGCGCCAAGGACCGCCTCAACGCCATGCGCTCCAGCGCAATGGCCAAGTCCTACAGCTGGGACCTGTCGGCCGCCTGCTACGGCGCGCTGTACAAGAGGCTGGTCATGCTGCGGGCGGCGGCGTAG
- a CDS encoding amylo-alpha-1,6-glucosidase, whose translation MAADVVTQIITARITEHVAESPFYIPMTGPAARPRRSLKHDDTFIVLDSHGDIGASAGGPDGLFNADTRYLARLEMVLEGVQPLLLGSNMRDDNSALTVDLTNSDVYRDDRLTLQKDTLHIVRSIFLWRGTFYQRIGLQNHGDHTASFDLTLLFDNDFADLFEVRGERRPRRGIGSSKLLGPTDVVLEYCGLDEQSRITALHFDPRPTRLSVNAATYHFELEPGQVTSLFVAVSCNKPIMQKPVPFFRGLLAHRREMRISSAGAASIETSNNIFNEVLCQAMADLNMLMTETPQGRYPYAGIPWYSTTFGRDGLITALQMLWVDPRIAKGVLKRLALFQAKTVDPLADAAPGKILHEMRGGEMAALREVPFAHYYGSVDSTPLFVLLAGLYLERTGDVETLRELWPAVEAGLQWIDGPGDPDRDGFVEYQRATDDGLRNQGWKDSFDAIFHADGTLAEGNIALCEVQAYVFAGKQLAARAARKLGFADKAATLEAEAERLRERFEEAFWCEELGTYAVALDGAKQPCKVRTSNAGQTLFSGMVREDRARRVAAGLMSQKFFSGWGIRTVAAGEARYNPMSYHDGSIWPHDNALIALGLARYGLKHSVAHLFKGLFDAASYMELRRLPELFCGFRRERRRGPVLYPVACAPQAWASATPFTLLEAALGIEFDTTRGEIRLSDPRLPEFLNDVVLRNLRLGTSSVDLRLRRHGDEVSLEVLRTRGQIQVSIVLTH comes from the coding sequence ATGGCAGCTGACGTCGTTACGCAGATCATTACTGCTCGCATCACTGAGCACGTCGCCGAATCGCCGTTCTACATTCCGATGACCGGGCCCGCGGCGCGGCCGCGGCGCTCGCTCAAGCATGACGACACCTTCATCGTGCTCGACAGCCATGGCGACATCGGCGCCTCGGCCGGCGGGCCGGACGGCCTGTTCAACGCCGACACGCGCTACCTCGCGCGGCTGGAAATGGTGCTGGAGGGCGTGCAGCCGCTTCTGCTCGGCTCCAACATGCGCGACGACAATTCGGCGCTGACGGTCGATCTCACCAATTCCGACGTCTACCGCGACGACCGCCTGACGCTGCAGAAAGACACGCTGCATATCGTGCGCTCGATCTTCCTGTGGCGCGGCACGTTCTATCAGCGCATCGGCCTGCAGAACCACGGCGATCATACCGCGAGCTTCGATCTCACGCTGTTGTTCGACAATGATTTTGCCGATCTGTTCGAGGTGCGCGGTGAGCGCCGGCCGCGCCGCGGCATCGGTTCGAGCAAGCTCTTGGGGCCGACCGACGTCGTGCTGGAATATTGCGGCCTCGACGAGCAGTCGCGGATCACCGCGTTGCATTTCGATCCGCGGCCGACGCGGCTGTCGGTCAATGCTGCGACCTACCATTTCGAGCTCGAGCCCGGGCAGGTCACCTCGCTGTTCGTCGCGGTCTCCTGCAACAAGCCGATCATGCAGAAGCCGGTGCCGTTCTTCCGCGGGCTGCTGGCGCATCGCCGCGAGATGCGGATTTCGTCGGCCGGCGCGGCCAGCATCGAGACCTCGAACAACATCTTCAACGAGGTGCTGTGCCAGGCGATGGCCGACCTCAACATGCTGATGACGGAGACGCCGCAGGGCCGTTACCCCTATGCCGGCATTCCCTGGTATTCGACGACATTCGGCCGTGATGGGCTGATCACCGCGCTGCAGATGCTGTGGGTCGATCCCAGGATCGCCAAAGGCGTGCTGAAGCGGCTCGCGCTGTTCCAGGCCAAGACGGTCGATCCGCTGGCCGATGCCGCGCCGGGCAAGATCCTGCACGAGATGCGCGGCGGCGAGATGGCCGCGCTTCGCGAGGTGCCGTTCGCGCATTATTACGGCAGCGTCGATTCGACCCCGCTGTTCGTGCTGCTCGCCGGGCTCTACCTGGAGCGCACCGGCGATGTGGAGACGCTGCGCGAGCTGTGGCCGGCGGTCGAGGCCGGCTTGCAATGGATCGACGGCCCGGGTGATCCCGACCGCGACGGTTTCGTCGAGTACCAGCGCGCGACCGACGATGGGCTTCGGAACCAGGGCTGGAAGGATTCCTTCGACGCCATCTTCCATGCCGACGGAACGCTCGCCGAAGGCAATATCGCGCTGTGCGAAGTGCAGGCCTACGTGTTCGCGGGTAAGCAGCTTGCCGCGCGTGCGGCGCGCAAGCTTGGCTTTGCCGACAAGGCCGCAACGCTGGAAGCCGAGGCCGAGCGGCTGCGCGAGCGCTTCGAGGAAGCGTTCTGGTGCGAGGAGCTCGGTACCTATGCGGTCGCGCTCGACGGCGCCAAGCAGCCGTGCAAGGTGCGCACGTCCAATGCCGGACAAACCTTGTTTTCCGGCATGGTGCGCGAGGACCGCGCGCGACGGGTCGCCGCCGGTCTGATGAGCCAAAAATTCTTCTCGGGCTGGGGCATCCGCACCGTTGCCGCGGGCGAAGCGCGCTACAATCCGATGTCCTATCACGACGGTTCGATCTGGCCGCATGACAATGCGCTGATCGCGCTTGGACTTGCCCGCTACGGCCTCAAGCATTCGGTCGCGCATCTGTTCAAGGGCCTGTTCGACGCTGCGAGCTATATGGAGCTGCGGCGGCTGCCGGAGCTGTTCTGCGGCTTTCGCCGCGAGCGCCGCCGCGGCCCGGTGCTTTATCCGGTCGCCTGCGCGCCGCAGGCCTGGGCGAGCGCGACGCCGTTCACGCTGCTGGAGGCGGCGCTGGGAATCGAGTTCGACACCACACGCGGCGAGATCAGGCTGAGCGATCCGCGACTGCCGGAATTCCTCAACGACGTGGTGCTGCGCAACCTCAGGCTTGGCACTTCCAGCGTCGATCTGAGGCTGCGCCGCCACGGCGACGAAGTGTCACTCGAAGTGTTGCGCACGCGCGGCCAGATCCAGGTGTCGATCGTGCTGACGCATTGA
- a CDS encoding L,D-transpeptidase: protein MVNRTTTAQTTGAMRRWGHPTIVTFAAMVTFAALTGSAAAKQQRPEPTVEATAPRTAGEPIMAIVSIKAQKVTFYDADGWIYRAPVSSGVKGRETPAGVFALIEKDKDHHSTLYDDAWMPNMQRITWNGVALHGGPLPGYAASHGCVRMPYDFAEKLFDKTRIGMRVIIAPNDAAPVDFTHPALFVPNAQAIAAAPARAQTLARDAADAAKAADEAKRASTAATKEAALFTPASLRKLEKAKTRADAELAFADKTLANAKTDQTKARAEDLKQKAAARAAEATTQFEAAQGDARPKLDAAAAAKDAAKAAETKKADTAKAATEAKLALEPVSVYISRATQKLYVRRNTHKPWADGGEVFDSSIEVPVTIRDPDKPIGTHIFTAMARNDTGLRWTEVTIDEGDNAKDALDRITIPQDVLDRIAPTVVPRSSIIVSDEPLSSETNYRTEFVAVLSNQPQGGFITRKPTRPMVPDDMVASNEDGFGFFYQRSWNPQSGTQYGVPQYGSRQYSNPQYGNPQIYGNPQAANPRRRGGQPYWQSQQDW from the coding sequence ATGGTGAATCGAACGACGACGGCGCAGACCACCGGAGCGATGCGGCGTTGGGGGCATCCCACGATTGTGACCTTCGCAGCGATGGTCACATTTGCGGCACTGACCGGCAGTGCCGCCGCGAAGCAGCAGCGTCCCGAGCCAACCGTCGAGGCGACGGCGCCACGCACCGCGGGCGAACCGATCATGGCGATCGTGTCGATCAAGGCCCAGAAGGTCACCTTCTACGACGCCGACGGCTGGATCTACCGCGCGCCGGTGTCGAGTGGCGTCAAGGGACGCGAGACGCCGGCCGGTGTCTTTGCGCTGATCGAGAAGGACAAGGACCACCACTCGACGCTCTATGACGACGCCTGGATGCCGAACATGCAGCGCATCACCTGGAACGGCGTCGCGCTGCATGGCGGGCCGCTGCCGGGCTATGCGGCCTCGCATGGCTGCGTGCGGATGCCCTACGATTTTGCCGAAAAGCTGTTCGACAAGACGCGGATCGGCATGCGGGTGATCATCGCGCCGAACGACGCGGCACCGGTCGATTTTACCCACCCGGCGCTGTTCGTGCCGAACGCGCAGGCGATCGCGGCTGCTCCGGCGCGCGCCCAGACGCTTGCTCGCGACGCCGCGGATGCCGCCAAGGCGGCCGACGAAGCGAAGAGGGCCTCCACAGCCGCGACCAAGGAAGCTGCACTGTTCACGCCTGCGTCACTGCGCAAGCTGGAAAAGGCCAAGACCCGTGCCGACGCCGAGCTTGCGTTCGCCGACAAGACGCTCGCCAATGCCAAGACCGACCAGACCAAGGCGCGCGCCGAGGATCTGAAGCAGAAGGCCGCCGCCAGGGCCGCGGAAGCGACCACGCAGTTCGAAGCCGCCCAGGGCGACGCCAGGCCGAAGCTCGACGCCGCGGCAGCCGCAAAGGACGCCGCCAAGGCGGCCGAGACCAAGAAAGCCGACACCGCGAAGGCGGCGACCGAGGCGAAGCTCGCGCTCGAGCCGGTCTCGGTCTACATCAGCCGCGCAACGCAGAAGCTCTACGTCCGCCGCAACACCCACAAGCCGTGGGCTGATGGCGGCGAGGTGTTCGATTCAAGCATCGAGGTTCCCGTCACGATCCGCGATCCGGACAAGCCGATCGGCACGCATATCTTCACGGCGATGGCGCGTAACGACACCGGCCTGCGCTGGACCGAGGTGACGATCGACGAGGGCGACAACGCCAAGGACGCGCTCGACCGCATCACCATCCCGCAGGACGTGCTGGATCGCATTGCACCGACCGTGGTGCCACGGTCTTCCATCATCGTCTCGGACGAGCCGCTGAGCAGCGAGACCAACTACCGCACCGAATTCGTCGCCGTGCTGAGCAACCAGCCGCAGGGCGGTTTCATCACGCGCAAGCCCACCCGGCCCATGGTGCCCGACGACATGGTTGCGAGCAACGAGGACGGTTTCGGCTTCTTCTATCAGCGCAGCTGGAATCCCCAATCCGGCACCCAATACGGCGTGCCCCAGTATGGCAGCCGCCAATACAGCAATCCGCAGTACGGCAATCCTCAGATTTATGGCAACCCTCAAGCCGCCAATCCGCGCCGGCGCGGCGGCCAGCCCTACTGGCAATCGCAACAGGACTGGTAG
- a CDS encoding ABC transporter ATP-binding protein, whose amino-acid sequence MDHLSGYAHRPFPFVLRYLRRRLPSHVVILSAVVAAVACSVGTQYGVKNLVDALSAGPSAANGVWLAFALLMSLIAADNFMWRIASWTASYTFVSVTGDLRRDMFRHLTGHAPSYFTDRLPGMLTSRITATSNAVFTVENMFVWNVLPPCIATFAAITLVGTVSVTMSAVLILIAGTMVAIMFRLAAAGRPLHDDFANRAAAVDGEMVDVINNLPLVRAFCGLGYEHDRFDATVNRELVARGRSLRYLEKLRLFHAGVTVILTIAMLAWALSLWQQGAATTGDVVLVCTLGISILSATRDLAVALVDVTQHVARLTEALATLLQPHELKDHPEAEALVKSGAAIAFNNVGFRYPGGLQVFDRFSLRIQPGQRVGLVGQSGGGKSTLFTLLQRFYDVEQGNIMVDGQDISRVTQQSLRAAISVVPQDISLFHRSILENIRYGRPDATDDEVLRAAIAARCDFIETLPEGMNTIVGDRGIKVSGGQRQRIAIARAFLKDAPILLLDEATAALDADSEEAIREALSRLMRGRTVVAIAHRLATLRSFDRVLVLQGGRIVEDGPPDILVKGRGPYRDLVAREMGRLSTSAA is encoded by the coding sequence ATGGACCATCTGTCAGGCTATGCGCATCGCCCCTTTCCCTTCGTGCTGCGCTATCTGCGCCGAAGGCTCCCGTCGCACGTCGTCATTCTGTCGGCGGTCGTTGCGGCGGTTGCCTGCTCGGTAGGCACGCAATACGGCGTGAAGAATCTGGTCGACGCCTTGTCGGCGGGGCCGTCGGCCGCGAATGGCGTATGGCTGGCATTCGCTCTGCTCATGTCGCTGATCGCCGCCGACAACTTCATGTGGCGGATCGCGAGCTGGACCGCGAGTTACACCTTTGTCAGCGTCACCGGCGACCTTCGCCGCGACATGTTCCGCCATCTCACCGGCCACGCGCCGAGCTATTTCACGGACCGGCTGCCGGGCATGCTGACCAGCCGGATCACGGCGACGTCGAACGCGGTGTTCACGGTCGAGAACATGTTCGTATGGAACGTGTTGCCGCCTTGCATCGCGACCTTCGCGGCGATCACCCTGGTTGGAACCGTCAGCGTGACAATGTCGGCGGTGCTGATCCTGATCGCGGGAACCATGGTGGCGATCATGTTCCGCCTGGCGGCCGCCGGCAGGCCGCTGCATGACGACTTCGCCAACCGGGCCGCCGCCGTCGACGGCGAAATGGTTGATGTCATCAACAATTTGCCGCTGGTGCGTGCGTTCTGCGGCCTCGGCTACGAGCACGACCGCTTCGACGCGACCGTCAATCGGGAACTCGTCGCGCGCGGCCGTTCCCTGCGCTATCTCGAGAAGCTTCGCCTTTTTCACGCCGGCGTGACCGTGATCCTGACGATCGCGATGCTGGCCTGGGCCCTCTCGCTCTGGCAGCAAGGCGCGGCGACCACCGGCGACGTCGTGCTGGTCTGCACGCTCGGCATCTCGATCCTCAGCGCCACCCGCGATCTCGCCGTTGCGCTGGTCGACGTCACCCAGCATGTCGCCCGGCTCACCGAGGCGCTGGCGACGCTGCTGCAGCCGCACGAGCTGAAGGACCATCCGGAAGCCGAAGCTCTGGTGAAGAGCGGCGCGGCGATCGCATTCAACAATGTCGGGTTCCGCTATCCCGGCGGCCTTCAGGTGTTCGATCGCTTCAGCCTGCGCATCCAGCCCGGCCAGCGCGTCGGCCTGGTCGGCCAGTCCGGCGGTGGCAAGTCAACATTGTTTACCCTTCTGCAGCGGTTCTACGACGTCGAGCAGGGCAACATCATGGTCGATGGCCAGGACATCTCGCGCGTCACCCAGCAGAGCCTGCGCGCGGCGATCTCGGTGGTGCCGCAGGACATCTCACTGTTCCACCGTTCGATCCTGGAGAACATCCGCTACGGCCGGCCTGATGCCACCGACGACGAGGTGCTGCGGGCGGCGATCGCGGCGCGCTGCGACTTCATCGAAACCCTGCCCGAGGGCATGAACACCATCGTCGGCGATCGCGGCATCAAGGTCTCCGGCGGCCAGCGCCAGCGCATCGCGATCGCACGCGCCTTCCTGAAGGACGCGCCGATCCTGCTGCTCGACGAAGCCACCGCGGCGCTCGATGCGGATTCCGAGGAGGCGATCCGCGAGGCGTTGTCGCGGCTGATGCGCGGGCGTACGGTGGTGGCGATCGCGCACCGCCTCGCGACGCTGCGCAGCTTCGACCGCGTGCTCGTGCTGCAGGGCGGCCGCATCGTCGAGGACGGTCCGCCCGATATCCTCGTGAAGGGAAGGGGCCCCTACCGCGACCTGGTTGCGCGCGAAATGGGCCGCCTGTCCACCAGCGCGGCCTGA
- a CDS encoding PRC-barrel domain-containing protein codes for MRPRFMIMLVAAVLLTSAGVRAADDVTPPAAQAPPAAPKEQAKEPSKEPSPPPSVTVIGARDAHGILGRDVRSSANEDMGRIVDVIVDRDGKVRAAVIDFGGFLGVGSRKIVVDWNALRFAGVSSKSDSITLDLNKQQVSAAPEYKEDTPLIVLGAAGSLHPWDYEH; via the coding sequence ATGCGTCCGAGGTTCATGATCATGCTGGTCGCAGCCGTGCTGCTGACATCCGCTGGTGTCCGCGCCGCCGACGATGTGACGCCGCCGGCAGCCCAGGCGCCGCCAGCGGCACCGAAGGAGCAGGCCAAAGAGCCGTCGAAGGAGCCATCGCCGCCGCCGTCGGTGACCGTGATCGGCGCGCGCGATGCGCACGGCATTCTCGGGCGCGATGTGCGCAGCTCCGCCAATGAGGACATGGGCCGCATCGTCGACGTCATCGTCGACCGCGACGGCAAGGTCCGCGCCGCCGTGATCGATTTCGGCGGGTTCCTCGGCGTCGGGAGCCGCAAGATCGTGGTCGATTGGAACGCCCTGCGTTTCGCCGGCGTTTCCAGCAAGAGCGACAGCATCACGCTGGACCTGAACAAGCAGCAGGTGAGCGCTGCGCCGGAATACAAGGAAGATACGCCGCTGATCGTGCTGGGCGCGGCCGGCAGTCTCCATCCATGGGATTACGAACATTAG